Proteins from one Chroococcidiopsis sp. CCMEE 29 genomic window:
- a CDS encoding diacylglycerol/polyprenol kinase family protein: MLNFVPWLELVPVPWLQVAIVVAWLGVVSLLTGIINRYVTTDSEITRKVIHIGTGNVILLAWWLNIPAWVGITASILASIVTLISYKLPILPGINSVGRQSLGTFFYAVSIGLLTAWFWPTQPQYAVLGVLVMTWGDGLAAVVGQRFGRHPYKVGGMQKSWEGSLTMASVSYIVSSLIFLGVQGNVWQTWVFSVAVALVASGLEAFSMFGIDNLTVPLGSALLSFVLSQLLPLN, translated from the coding sequence TTGCTTAACTTTGTACCCTGGTTAGAATTAGTCCCAGTTCCCTGGCTCCAAGTTGCCATTGTTGTAGCTTGGCTTGGTGTAGTTTCGCTACTGACAGGGATAATCAATCGCTACGTTACTACTGACTCGGAAATTACCCGCAAAGTGATTCATATTGGCACCGGCAATGTGATTTTGCTTGCCTGGTGGCTGAATATACCCGCTTGGGTAGGTATTACCGCTTCGATTTTAGCGAGTATTGTCACTTTAATATCTTATAAACTGCCGATCTTGCCTGGGATCAATAGTGTTGGTCGCCAAAGCCTAGGGACATTCTTCTACGCTGTAAGTATTGGTTTGCTAACTGCTTGGTTCTGGCCTACACAACCTCAATATGCAGTTTTAGGGGTCTTGGTAATGACCTGGGGAGATGGATTAGCTGCCGTAGTAGGTCAGCGATTTGGCAGACATCCTTACAAAGTTGGGGGAATGCAAAAAAGTTGGGAAGGTTCTCTCACTATGGCTTCGGTTAGCTACATAGTCAGTAGCCTGATTTTTCTGGGAGTGCAAGGCAATGTCTGGCAGACATGGGTGTTCTCGGTAGCAGTTGCCTTAGTTGCTAGTGGTTTAGAAGCATTCTCGATGTTTGGCATTGACAATTTGACTGTACCTCTCGGCAGTGCGTTGCTAAGCTTTGTCTTAAGTCAGCTACTCCCGCTCAATTGA
- a CDS encoding Coenzyme F420 hydrogenase/dehydrogenase, beta subunit C-terminal domain, which yields MTSIDSTKHKKAKALKPSSRRPAKELCSECGLCDTYYIHYVKEACAFLNQQIAQLEAQTHDRSRNLDNPDQLYFGVHQSMTAARKREPIAGAQWTGIVSTIAIEMLNRGMVEGVVCVQNTKEDRFEPMPIIAHSPEEILAARVNKPTLSPNLSVLEQVEQSGMKRLLVIGVGCQIQALRAVEKQLGLEKLYVLGTPCVDNVTRAGLQKFLETTSRSPETVVHYEFMQDFRVHFKHEDGSVETVPFFGLKTNQLKDVFAPSCMSCFDYVNSLADLVVGYMGAPFGWQWIMVRNDRGQQMLDLVQDQLQTQPVMSKGDRHQAVQQSIPAYDQGVTLPMWAAKLMGVVIEKIGPKGLEYARFSIDSHFTRNYLYLKRHHPEKLDAHVPEFAKRIVGQYKLPK from the coding sequence ATGACCTCTATTGATTCAACCAAGCATAAAAAAGCAAAAGCTTTAAAACCATCTAGCCGTCGCCCAGCTAAAGAACTCTGTAGCGAATGCGGGTTGTGTGATACATACTATATTCACTATGTCAAGGAAGCTTGTGCCTTCCTCAATCAACAAATCGCACAGCTAGAAGCACAGACGCACGATCGCAGCCGCAACTTAGATAATCCAGATCAGCTTTACTTTGGCGTTCACCAATCAATGACGGCAGCGCGCAAGAGGGAACCAATTGCCGGAGCGCAGTGGACGGGAATTGTGAGTACCATTGCCATCGAAATGCTCAATCGCGGCATGGTTGAGGGTGTCGTGTGCGTGCAGAATACCAAAGAAGACCGGTTTGAGCCGATGCCGATTATTGCCCATAGCCCAGAGGAAATTCTGGCAGCGCGGGTGAATAAGCCAACACTATCGCCTAATCTTTCTGTGTTGGAACAAGTTGAACAATCAGGCATGAAGCGGCTGCTGGTGATTGGTGTCGGTTGCCAAATTCAAGCACTACGAGCAGTAGAAAAACAGTTGGGGTTAGAAAAGCTCTATGTTTTGGGAACTCCCTGTGTAGATAATGTCACCCGTGCTGGGTTGCAAAAATTCCTGGAAACAACTAGCCGTTCTCCAGAAACAGTGGTGCATTACGAGTTCATGCAAGACTTCCGGGTTCACTTCAAACACGAGGATGGTTCAGTTGAAACAGTGCCGTTCTTTGGGTTAAAAACGAATCAGCTCAAGGATGTGTTTGCTCCTTCTTGCATGAGCTGCTTTGACTATGTCAATTCCTTGGCAGATTTGGTAGTCGGCTATATGGGTGCTCCTTTTGGCTGGCAGTGGATTATGGTACGCAATGATAGAGGACAACAGATGCTGGACTTAGTGCAAGATCAGCTACAAACTCAGCCAGTAATGTCAAAAGGCGATCGCCACCAAGCGGTACAACAAAGCATTCCTGCCTACGATCAAGGCGTTACTCTCCCTATGTGGGCAGCAAAGCTGATGGGTGTGGTGATTGAAAAGATTGGTCCCAAGGGTCTAGAGTATGCTCGGTTCTCGATTGACTCCCACTTCACCCGTAATTATCTTTATCTGAAGCGGCATCATCCAGAAAAGTTAGATGCCCATGTACCAGAGTTTGCTAAGCGGATTGTAGGACAGTATAAATTGCCGAAATAG
- a CDS encoding thermonuclease family protein yields MKITQKLLLWLSTAIIIFSLIGCQFLFRPAQYSVRRVSDGDTLTVVDAKGAVIHVRFACIDAPEKSQALGQQSKKNLERLITEATNRVFLDIVDEDQYGRKIALVRTKHGKENRLLQLEQIKAGLAWPYEQYASNCPVWNSVKNATQIAKIKRIGIWSKRNSMPPWEFRKQQRQKRERVS; encoded by the coding sequence GTGAAAATAACCCAAAAATTACTTCTATGGCTGAGTACAGCCATCATCATCTTTAGTCTGATTGGGTGTCAATTTCTATTCAGACCAGCTCAATACTCAGTAAGACGAGTTAGTGACGGCGATACTTTGACTGTAGTAGATGCCAAGGGAGCTGTTATTCATGTGCGATTTGCCTGTATAGATGCTCCAGAAAAAAGTCAAGCACTAGGGCAACAATCAAAGAAGAACTTAGAGAGACTAATTACTGAAGCGACCAATCGGGTTTTCCTGGATATTGTAGATGAGGATCAGTATGGCAGAAAGATAGCACTTGTGCGGACGAAACATGGCAAGGAAAACCGTCTATTGCAACTAGAACAGATCAAAGCTGGTCTTGCTTGGCCTTATGAACAATATGCCTCTAATTGCCCTGTCTGGAATAGTGTGAAGAATGCTACACAGATTGCAAAGATAAAGCGCATTGGGATCTGGAGCAAGCGAAACTCGATGCCACCGTGGGAATTTAGAAAACAGCAACGTCAAAAAAGAGAAAGAGTTAGTTGA
- a CDS encoding class I SAM-dependent methyltransferase, with the protein MRHQIIKTLVATTILFGIASCTQQSELDAQAQQNAPAAETTQPVKGTQTEQRAPDAPYVPTPQEVANQMLELANVTKNDVVYDLGSGDGRIPITAAQKYGARGVGIEINPELIKEARENAKKAGVADRVEFRQQDLFKSDFSEATVVTLYLLEEMNVKLRPQLLKLKPGTRIVAHDFAIGDWKPDKEVQVQGRNRQHTLYYWVVPKETPANLK; encoded by the coding sequence ATGCGACACCAAATAATAAAAACATTGGTCGCAACTACTATTTTGTTTGGAATTGCCAGTTGCACCCAACAATCTGAACTTGACGCCCAAGCTCAGCAAAATGCCCCAGCAGCAGAAACCACTCAACCTGTAAAAGGTACTCAAACCGAACAACGCGCACCTGATGCACCTTACGTCCCAACGCCTCAGGAAGTTGCAAATCAAATGCTCGAACTGGCGAACGTCACAAAAAATGATGTCGTCTATGACCTTGGCAGTGGTGACGGCAGGATACCAATTACAGCAGCGCAGAAGTACGGGGCGCGTGGTGTCGGTATAGAAATAAATCCAGAACTGATCAAGGAAGCTAGAGAGAATGCTAAAAAGGCAGGCGTAGCCGATCGCGTAGAGTTTCGCCAGCAAGATTTATTTAAGTCAGACTTTAGCGAAGCAACAGTAGTAACGCTTTACCTGCTGGAAGAGATGAACGTCAAGCTGCGTCCTCAGCTACTTAAACTCAAGCCCGGTACTCGGATTGTTGCCCATGACTTTGCCATCGGTGATTGGAAACCTGATAAAGAGGTACAAGTGCAAGGACGAAATCGCCAACACACTCTCTACTATTGGGTTGTACCCAAAGAAACCCCAGCTAACTTGAAGTAA
- a CDS encoding mechanosensitive ion channel family protein, protein MREQFWAIAKPNRFWAIAGSIVLTISVVAPTSAQLPISIPGLQDLQIPRQQSDGSDSELVSTWVRLDGRRLFQVAASSREDLSKRVEDIQPRLQSISQSYFQSDSPEIQVGIKPANNLPALYVNGQYLLTVTTLDANLQGENDPFKLAQRLEESFEQDFERAKQERQPPFLQRQAGVAAGVLLGVVLISWGARRWQRRLILQSIPTSAPTTDPVTTQITQQQQRNLQEARRRLFQLAQILVWGSGTLIILRLFPFTRIIAVWIITVLEVPFVLGIVGLGTYVAIRLSFALIDKFTAALSNNALLSPQDSLRLQLRVSTISGVTKSIATIGGVGIGALVALGLLQVDIAPLLAGAGLIGVAVSLASQNLIKDAINGFFIILEDQYAVGDVISVGDFGGLVENINLRITQLRDAEGRLITIPNSEIKIVANLSSRWSRADLSIPVAYHTNIDQALKLIETVALEMDRDLKWRDRIIETPQVLGIDNFGDRGLMIRVWIKTQPLKQWDVAREYRRRLKIAFDQAGIAIPVLQQAIWLHDTQALKSPDSKDSNFVGIKGDGV, encoded by the coding sequence ATGCGCGAGCAATTTTGGGCAATAGCGAAGCCCAATCGCTTTTGGGCGATCGCGGGCTCAATTGTTCTGACTATTTCAGTAGTTGCCCCAACTTCAGCCCAGTTACCCATATCCATACCAGGTTTGCAGGATCTACAGATTCCCAGGCAGCAGAGCGATGGCTCGGATAGCGAATTAGTTTCTACCTGGGTGAGGTTGGATGGTCGGCGTTTGTTTCAAGTCGCTGCATCCTCTAGAGAGGATTTGTCAAAGCGAGTCGAAGATATTCAGCCGCGATTGCAAAGTATTAGCCAGAGTTACTTTCAAAGCGATTCTCCCGAAATTCAAGTCGGGATTAAGCCAGCGAATAATTTACCTGCACTTTACGTCAATGGTCAATACCTTCTAACTGTCACTACTCTAGATGCCAATCTCCAAGGAGAAAACGATCCCTTTAAGTTAGCACAAAGACTAGAGGAATCGTTTGAGCAAGACTTTGAAAGAGCCAAACAGGAACGACAACCGCCGTTTTTACAGCGCCAAGCCGGAGTTGCGGCTGGTGTTTTGCTAGGAGTCGTTTTAATCAGCTGGGGAGCGCGTCGCTGGCAGCGGCGTTTAATATTGCAGTCGATACCAACTAGTGCGCCAACGACCGATCCAGTCACAACTCAAATCACTCAACAACAACAACGAAATTTACAAGAAGCCCGACGGCGGCTGTTTCAGTTAGCTCAGATCCTGGTTTGGGGCAGTGGCACACTGATTATTTTGCGTCTGTTTCCCTTCACAAGGATAATTGCAGTCTGGATTATCACAGTCCTGGAAGTTCCTTTTGTGTTAGGGATTGTAGGACTAGGAACTTACGTAGCCATCCGATTAAGCTTCGCTTTGATTGACAAGTTTACTGCTGCTCTATCGAATAATGCTTTACTCAGTCCACAAGACTCTTTGCGGCTGCAATTGCGAGTTTCGACGATTTCTGGTGTTACTAAAAGCATTGCTACGATCGGCGGGGTAGGGATTGGTGCACTCGTTGCCCTCGGACTGCTACAGGTGGATATTGCTCCCTTACTCGCTGGCGCTGGTTTGATTGGTGTTGCCGTTTCCCTAGCTTCCCAAAACCTGATCAAAGATGCAATTAACGGCTTTTTCATCATCTTAGAAGACCAGTATGCGGTTGGCGATGTGATTAGTGTGGGAGATTTTGGCGGCTTGGTGGAAAATATTAATCTCCGGATTACTCAGCTACGAGATGCAGAAGGGCGATTAATTACCATTCCCAATAGTGAAATTAAAATCGTTGCTAATCTTTCCAGCCGCTGGTCGCGAGCTGACTTAAGTATTCCAGTTGCCTACCATACCAATATTGACCAAGCTCTGAAGCTGATTGAAACTGTGGCTCTAGAGATGGATCGCGATCTAAAATGGCGGGATCGAATTATAGAAACGCCTCAAGTTCTGGGAATTGATAATTTTGGCGATCGCGGTTTGATGATTCGTGTGTGGATCAAAACCCAACCCCTGAAGCAATGGGATGTGGCGCGGGAGTATCGTCGTCGCCTCAAAATCGCCTTTGACCAAGCCGGGATTGCGATTCCTGTGTTACAACAAGCTATTTGGTTGCATGACACTCAAGCGTTGAAATCTCCTGACAGCAAAGACTCCAACTTTGTAGGAATAAAGGGAGATGGGGTGTGA
- the ahcY gene encoding adenosylhomocysteinase produces the protein MTATSNRLKHEVKDLSLAPLGRQRIEWAGREMPVLRQIRDRFAQEKPLAGIRLVACCHVTTETAHLAIALKAAGADALLIASNPLSTQDDVAASLVADHEIPVFAIKGEDNETYHRHVQIALDHRPNVIIDDGSDVVATLIQQRQHQIADIIGTTEETTTGIVRLRAMFRDGVLTFPAMNVNDADTKHFFDNRYGTGQSTLDGIIRATNLLLAGKTVVVAGYGWCGKGTALRARGMGANVIVTEIDSIRAIEAVMDGFRVMPMAEAAPLGDLFITVTGNKHVIRAEHFEVMKDGAIVCNSGHFDIEIDLKTLGEKAKEVKQVRNFTQEYRLQNGKSVVVLGEGRLINLAAAEGHPSAVMDMSFANQALACEYLVKNQGKLEPGLHSIPAEVDREIARLKLQAMGITIDTLTPEQDEYINSWASGT, from the coding sequence ATGACCGCAACTTCTAACCGGTTGAAGCATGAAGTCAAAGATCTTTCCCTTGCTCCCCTAGGAAGACAACGAATTGAATGGGCTGGGAGAGAAATGCCAGTGCTGCGGCAAATCCGCGATCGCTTTGCTCAAGAAAAGCCCCTGGCGGGAATTCGCTTAGTCGCTTGCTGCCATGTGACGACTGAAACAGCTCACCTGGCGATCGCCCTCAAAGCAGCTGGCGCAGATGCCCTGCTGATTGCCAGCAATCCCCTCTCTACCCAAGATGACGTAGCTGCCAGCCTGGTCGCCGATCATGAAATCCCAGTCTTTGCCATCAAAGGCGAAGATAATGAGACTTACCACCGCCACGTGCAAATCGCCCTCGATCACCGACCGAACGTGATTATCGATGACGGTAGCGATGTGGTTGCTACTCTGATCCAGCAACGACAACACCAAATTGCTGACATCATTGGCACCACAGAAGAAACAACCACGGGCATCGTGCGTCTACGAGCCATGTTTAGGGACGGGGTACTCACGTTCCCAGCAATGAACGTCAACGATGCCGACACTAAGCATTTCTTTGACAACCGCTACGGCACGGGTCAATCCACCCTAGATGGGATTATCCGCGCTACTAATCTCCTGCTGGCTGGGAAAACAGTCGTTGTCGCTGGTTACGGCTGGTGTGGTAAAGGCACAGCACTGCGGGCGCGGGGCATGGGAGCCAATGTAATTGTGACAGAAATCGACTCAATTCGGGCGATTGAAGCGGTGATGGACGGTTTTCGCGTCATGCCGATGGCAGAAGCTGCGCCCCTAGGCGATTTGTTTATCACTGTCACCGGTAACAAACATGTGATTCGGGCTGAGCATTTTGAAGTGATGAAAGACGGAGCGATCGTGTGTAACTCCGGTCACTTTGATATTGAAATTGACCTCAAAACACTGGGAGAAAAAGCTAAGGAAGTTAAGCAGGTACGGAACTTTACCCAAGAGTATCGGTTGCAAAACGGTAAATCAGTTGTGGTATTGGGTGAAGGACGGTTGATTAACCTAGCGGCAGCTGAAGGGCATCCCAGTGCAGTGATGGATATGAGCTTTGCTAACCAAGCTTTAGCGTGTGAATATCTGGTGAAAAATCAGGGCAAGCTGGAACCCGGTTTGCACTCAATTCCAGCTGAAGTTGATCGGGAAATTGCTCGGCTGAAGTTGCAAGCTATGGGGATTACCATTGATACTCTAACGCCGGAGCAAGATGAGTACATCAACTCTTGGGCTTCAGGTACTTAG
- a CDS encoding exopolysaccharide biosynthesis protein: MARLSVELHRFFFEEEPPPKVTLTQVLILAGERIFGFLFVLLSLPSALPLPAPGYSIPFGILIFLLAVQLIAGAKRPWLPQRLANHSIELKQIQGILKAGIPWLKRIEAISRPRLTYICTSLAGKVTIGAAIALMAISMMIPIPGTNTLPAIGVFVTGFGLLEDDGAISLGGLVICLIAAILSTSILIALFIGGSSLLDLLKSRL; encoded by the coding sequence ATGGCTCGACTCTCTGTGGAATTACACCGCTTCTTTTTCGAGGAAGAACCACCGCCCAAGGTGACTTTAACACAAGTGCTGATTTTAGCTGGGGAACGAATTTTTGGCTTTTTGTTTGTCTTACTGTCTCTGCCTTCAGCTTTACCATTGCCTGCGCCTGGTTACTCTATCCCTTTTGGGATCTTAATCTTCTTGTTAGCTGTTCAGTTGATTGCCGGTGCCAAACGTCCTTGGTTGCCGCAGCGATTAGCAAATCACTCGATTGAATTAAAGCAGATTCAAGGGATCTTAAAAGCTGGAATTCCCTGGTTAAAGCGGATTGAGGCAATATCTCGTCCTCGGCTGACTTATATTTGTACGAGTTTGGCTGGTAAAGTCACGATTGGTGCAGCGATCGCTTTAATGGCTATCTCCATGATGATCCCAATTCCTGGAACCAATACTCTCCCAGCCATAGGTGTCTTTGTCACCGGATTTGGCTTACTAGAAGATGATGGCGCGATTAGCTTGGGTGGTTTAGTCATTTGTCTGATCGCAGCAATTCTATCCACCTCAATTCTGATTGCCCTTTTCATCGGTGGTTCTAGTCTGCTCGATTTGCTCAAGTCTCGGCTCTAA